One segment of Vibrio gazogenes DNA contains the following:
- the mrcB gene encoding penicillin-binding protein 1B → MSSQKNQQKRRRTDRRASETKKAQSSSHKTAAKRTGWFSKLWRIGWKVGLTLAIVIGFYGVYLNSLVSQKFEGQLFDLPTVVYARILSMSPGDDISLDALRHELDILNYRKVARPRYAGEYSASSTKIELIRRPFEFADGPEPDRHVMLYFDDNGLTRIESLDKHQDVGFLRLEPKMLGMLEKNITEQRLFLRREQFPEVMIDALLATEDRNFYQHEGVSPFAILRALVANVRAGRTVQGGSTLTQQLAKNIFLSSQRTLVRKLQEAYMALIIDYRFSKDRILEAYLNEVYLGQNGAEEVHGFGLASRLYFGQPLQELRIDQLALLVGMVKGPSYYNPVRYPERARERRDLVLKLMMQQDILTARQYAQAVERPLDIQKHPHIARRQPAYFQQLAIELKDKVGDRFKSDKGLRVFTTLDPVSQSELEDAVQKKVPQLGKGLEAAAIAVDRQSGEIRAMVGGVRIGFDGFNRVLNGQRQIGSLVKPAIYLTALNDPDKYNLATTLDDQPIRLKSDRGDIWTPQNFDHQFRGNVPLFLALAKSINIPTIKLGMSLGIPQVSDMLVALGVDGQEIRPVPSMFLGSFSLTPIEVAQMYQTLTNSGRRSKLSALRSVIDLDGNVLYQSIPKSTQAVSQQAAWLTTYAMKRGVIEGTGRYLHNRFSWAMLAGKTGTSNDYRDSWFVGVDGREVTTIWVGRDDNKPTGLTGASGALRVYANYLQKRVPKVLHLPWPQGITMIGFDKDRRGALSLDCDNKFKLPVWDANHTWKQRCEESDKPLRWLRKIFEW, encoded by the coding sequence ATGAGTAGTCAAAAAAATCAGCAGAAGAGACGACGAACTGATCGTCGCGCATCCGAAACCAAAAAAGCGCAGAGTTCGAGTCACAAAACGGCCGCTAAACGCACTGGGTGGTTTAGTAAACTGTGGCGTATCGGATGGAAAGTCGGATTAACGCTTGCCATTGTGATTGGGTTCTATGGGGTTTATCTGAATAGCCTCGTCAGTCAGAAATTCGAGGGCCAACTTTTTGATCTTCCGACCGTTGTCTATGCCCGAATTTTATCGATGTCTCCCGGTGATGATATTAGTTTGGATGCGTTGCGGCATGAGTTGGATATTTTAAATTATCGCAAAGTGGCCCGGCCGCGTTATGCCGGAGAGTACTCGGCATCTTCAACCAAGATTGAATTGATTCGCCGTCCCTTTGAGTTTGCCGACGGGCCAGAACCGGATCGGCATGTGATGCTCTATTTTGACGATAATGGTTTAACCCGGATTGAGTCGTTGGACAAACATCAGGATGTCGGTTTTTTACGTCTGGAACCGAAGATGCTAGGGATGCTGGAGAAAAACATTACCGAGCAGCGTTTATTTCTGCGCCGGGAGCAATTTCCGGAAGTGATGATTGATGCACTACTGGCGACGGAAGACCGGAATTTTTATCAGCATGAAGGGGTTTCGCCGTTTGCTATCCTCAGAGCTTTGGTGGCAAATGTGCGAGCAGGCCGGACGGTTCAGGGGGGCAGTACGCTGACTCAACAGTTGGCGAAGAATATTTTTCTCTCTAGCCAAAGAACCCTTGTGAGAAAGCTGCAAGAAGCCTATATGGCGCTCATCATTGATTACCGTTTCAGTAAAGATCGCATTCTTGAAGCCTATCTGAATGAAGTGTATTTGGGGCAGAATGGTGCTGAAGAAGTGCACGGTTTCGGTCTCGCATCCCGTTTATATTTCGGACAGCCATTACAAGAATTGAGAATTGATCAATTGGCGTTACTGGTCGGTATGGTGAAAGGACCATCCTATTACAATCCGGTTCGTTATCCTGAGCGTGCCAGAGAGCGGCGTGATCTCGTGCTGAAACTGATGATGCAACAAGATATCCTAACCGCAAGGCAGTATGCTCAGGCCGTTGAACGCCCGTTAGATATTCAGAAACATCCACATATTGCCAGACGTCAGCCTGCTTATTTTCAGCAGTTGGCGATTGAATTGAAAGATAAAGTGGGTGATCGGTTTAAATCCGACAAAGGGTTGAGAGTCTTTACCACCTTGGATCCGGTCTCTCAGTCCGAGCTCGAAGATGCAGTACAAAAGAAAGTCCCGCAGTTGGGTAAAGGTTTGGAGGCTGCGGCGATTGCGGTGGATCGTCAGAGTGGTGAAATCCGGGCAATGGTCGGTGGGGTTCGGATCGGGTTCGATGGCTTCAATCGTGTGTTGAATGGCCAACGGCAAATCGGGTCGCTGGTGAAACCTGCAATTTATCTGACCGCATTGAACGATCCGGACAAATATAATCTGGCGACGACACTGGATGATCAGCCGATTCGTTTGAAATCGGATCGGGGAGACATCTGGACACCACAGAATTTTGATCATCAGTTCCGTGGCAACGTCCCGCTGTTTCTGGCATTGGCAAAATCCATCAACATTCCAACGATTAAGTTGGGGATGTCGCTGGGGATTCCCCAAGTGAGTGATATGCTGGTGGCTCTCGGTGTTGACGGACAAGAAATTCGTCCGGTGCCTTCGATGTTTTTAGGCTCGTTTTCACTCACTCCGATTGAAGTGGCACAAATGTATCAGACGCTCACCAACTCCGGCAGACGATCCAAGCTCTCGGCATTACGTTCGGTGATTGATCTGGACGGTAATGTCTTGTATCAGTCGATTCCGAAAAGTACGCAGGCCGTCTCACAGCAGGCTGCTTGGTTAACAACCTACGCGATGAAGCGGGGCGTGATTGAAGGAACCGGTCGGTATCTGCACAATCGTTTTTCCTGGGCGATGCTTGCCGGTAAAACCGGCACCAGTAATGACTATCGGGATAGCTGGTTCGTGGGTGTCGATGGACGTGAAGTGACCACTATCTGGGTTGGCCGGGATGACAATAAACCAACTGGATTAACGGGGGCGAGCGGGGCTTTACGTGTGTATGCCAATTATCTGCAAAAACGAGTACCGAAGGTCTTGCATTTGCCATGGCCGCAGGGCATTACCATGATTGGGTTTGATAAAGACCGTCGTGGTGCGCTCAGTCTCGACTGTGATAATAAATTCAAACTCCCGGTATGGGATGCGAACCACACATGGAAACAGCGGTGTGAAGAGAGTGATAAACCATTACGTTGGCTGAGAAAGATTTTCGAATGGTAG
- the acnB gene encoding bifunctional aconitate hydratase 2/2-methylisocitrate dehydratase, whose amino-acid sequence MLEAYRKHVEERAAEGVVPKPLDAEQVSGLVELLKSPPQGEEAFILDLLENRIPPGVDEAAYVKAGFLAAVAKGEVTSPLIDRVKATELLGTMQGGYNIEPLVSFLDDEILAPTAAKALSHTLLMFDAFYDVEEKAKAGNTHAQQVLQSWADAEWFLSKESMPEKVTLTVFKVTGETNTDDLSPAQDAWSRPDIPVHALAMLKNEREGIEPDDVGKVGPVKQMEALLKDKGHPLVYVGDVVGTGSSRKSATNSVLWFMGEDIPYVPNKRAGGYVLGGKIAPIFFNTMEDAGALPIEVDVSKLNMGDVIDIYPYEGKVCEHGTDKVLAEFKLKTNVLIDEVRAGGRIPLIIGRGLTEKARESLGLEVSDVFRRPSPVKDSGKGFTLAQKMVGKACGVEGVRPGTYCEPKMTTVGSQDTTGPMTRDELKDLACLGFSADLVMQSFCHTSAYPKPVDVNTHHTLPDFIMNRGGVSLRPGDGIIHSWLNRMLLPDTVGTGGDSHTRFPLGISFPAGSGLVAFAAATGVMPLDMPESVLVRFKGKMKPGITLRDLVHAIPYFAIQDGLLTVAKSGKINEFSGRILEIEGLEHLTVEQAFELSDASAERSAAGCTVKLSQESIEEYLQSNIVMLKWMASEGYGDVRTIERRVRAMQEWLDKPEMMHADDNADYAHVLEIDLDDINEPILCAPNDPDDARLLSEVQGTPIDEVFIGSCMTNIGHFRAAGKLLDNYSGQLETRLWVAPPTKMDKDQLVEEGYYGIFGRAGVRIETPGCSLCMGNQARVADKSTVMSTSTRNFPNRLGAGANVFLASAELSAVGAILGRIPTTQEYLEYAAKIDATAADTYRYLNFHKMNQYTEKADTVIFQEPA is encoded by the coding sequence GTGCTTGAAGCCTATCGTAAACACGTCGAAGAGCGTGCCGCAGAAGGAGTTGTTCCTAAACCTCTGGATGCTGAACAAGTTTCTGGTCTGGTTGAGTTATTAAAGTCTCCTCCGCAAGGAGAAGAAGCATTCATTCTTGATCTGCTTGAAAATCGTATTCCCCCTGGTGTTGATGAAGCTGCTTATGTCAAAGCTGGTTTTCTTGCTGCTGTGGCAAAAGGAGAAGTGACCTCTCCGTTGATTGATCGAGTCAAAGCAACTGAGCTGCTGGGAACGATGCAAGGTGGATACAACATCGAACCACTGGTTTCTTTTCTTGATGATGAAATATTAGCCCCTACAGCTGCGAAGGCTTTATCTCATACGCTGTTGATGTTTGATGCTTTCTATGATGTCGAAGAAAAAGCCAAAGCAGGAAATACCCATGCTCAACAGGTACTTCAATCTTGGGCTGATGCCGAGTGGTTCTTGTCGAAAGAAAGTATGCCTGAAAAGGTAACCTTGACTGTATTTAAAGTGACCGGAGAGACCAATACTGATGATTTGTCTCCGGCACAAGATGCATGGTCTCGCCCTGATATTCCTGTTCATGCTTTAGCAATGCTCAAAAATGAGCGTGAAGGCATTGAACCCGATGATGTTGGGAAAGTCGGCCCCGTCAAACAAATGGAAGCGCTGTTGAAAGATAAAGGACATCCACTGGTTTATGTCGGTGATGTCGTCGGGACGGGTTCCTCAAGGAAGTCGGCAACGAACTCAGTGCTATGGTTTATGGGCGAAGACATTCCTTATGTACCGAACAAACGTGCGGGTGGTTATGTCCTCGGTGGTAAAATTGCACCGATTTTCTTTAACACCATGGAAGATGCGGGCGCATTGCCGATCGAAGTGGATGTCTCCAAGCTCAATATGGGCGATGTGATCGATATCTACCCCTATGAAGGCAAAGTTTGTGAACACGGTACCGATAAGGTGTTGGCTGAGTTCAAACTGAAAACAAATGTTCTGATTGATGAAGTGCGTGCCGGTGGCCGGATTCCACTCATTATCGGCCGTGGTTTAACCGAGAAAGCACGTGAATCCCTTGGTCTTGAAGTGTCAGATGTTTTCCGTCGTCCTTCACCGGTGAAAGACAGCGGCAAAGGCTTTACTCTGGCTCAGAAAATGGTTGGTAAAGCCTGCGGTGTTGAGGGCGTTCGCCCCGGTACTTACTGTGAACCAAAAATGACGACTGTGGGATCGCAAGATACCACCGGTCCAATGACGCGCGATGAACTGAAAGATTTGGCGTGTCTCGGCTTCTCGGCTGACTTGGTGATGCAGTCATTCTGTCACACTTCGGCTTATCCGAAGCCTGTGGATGTAAATACGCACCACACGTTACCTGATTTTATTATGAATCGCGGCGGCGTATCTCTCCGTCCGGGCGATGGTATCATCCACTCATGGCTCAACCGTATGTTGTTGCCGGATACAGTCGGAACCGGTGGTGATTCACATACCCGTTTCCCTCTGGGTATCTCTTTCCCGGCAGGGTCTGGTTTGGTGGCGTTTGCTGCTGCAACGGGTGTTATGCCGTTGGATATGCCTGAATCGGTCTTGGTGCGTTTTAAAGGTAAAATGAAGCCGGGAATCACGCTGCGTGATTTGGTTCATGCGATTCCTTATTTTGCGATTCAAGATGGTCTGCTCACGGTTGCGAAATCAGGTAAGATCAATGAATTCTCAGGCCGGATCCTCGAAATTGAAGGGTTGGAGCATTTAACTGTTGAGCAAGCGTTTGAGTTGTCTGATGCTTCAGCTGAACGGAGTGCTGCGGGTTGTACGGTTAAACTGTCTCAAGAGTCGATTGAAGAATATCTGCAATCGAACATTGTGATGCTTAAATGGATGGCTTCTGAAGGTTATGGTGATGTGCGGACGATCGAGCGTCGTGTGCGTGCTATGCAAGAATGGCTGGATAAGCCAGAGATGATGCATGCTGACGACAATGCTGATTATGCACATGTGCTGGAAATCGATTTAGACGATATCAATGAGCCGATTTTGTGTGCACCAAACGATCCGGATGACGCCCGCTTACTGTCAGAAGTGCAAGGCACACCGATTGATGAAGTCTTTATCGGTTCTTGTATGACGAACATTGGCCATTTCCGTGCCGCGGGTAAACTGCTGGATAATTACTCTGGTCAGTTAGAAACACGCTTGTGGGTAGCTCCGCCAACCAAAATGGATAAAGACCAACTGGTTGAAGAAGGCTATTACGGTATTTTTGGCCGTGCCGGAGTTCGAATCGAAACGCCTGGGTGCTCTCTGTGTATGGGTAACCAAGCCCGGGTTGCTGATAAATCAACGGTGATGTCTACCTCAACCCGTAACTTCCCGAACCGCCTTGGTGCTGGTGCGAATGTTTTCCTTGCGTCTGCGGAGCTGTCAGCCGTTGGTGCAATATTGGGACGCATTCCAACCACGCAAGAGTACCTTGAGTACGCTGCGAAAATCGATGCGACGGCTGCGGATACCTATCGTTATCTGAACTTCCATAAGATGAATCAGTATACCGAAAAAGCAGACACTGTGATTTTCCAAGAGCCTGCATAA